The Microcoleus sp. AS-A8 genome contains the following window.
TATCATCCAAACCAGAAACAACTTTGACTCGATGTGTAAGCCAGTCCAAGATTTTCTCAGCAATCCCGACATTAAATTGAGCAGATACAGACAAAAACAGAGCATTATGTCTTGTTTTCTGCTGAATGCCGTCAGCTTTATATGTTTTGGTAACACTAATATTATCTAGTCGGCGTTCAAAAAGTTTTGTTTCTCTTAATTTAGGCACATAAAATAACCATTCAGAAACAACTCTCTTACGAGTCGCCTCGAATCCATATCTATATTTCCTGCCGTTCATTAGGAATGCTATCTCAAAGAATGACGGCTCAGTCTCAGTTTCAAGACTGAGCTTAAATCGCTCAACACCAATTTTCTCTGTGCTTTGGGTTTCTTTAGAAGAGTTAATCATAAACCATCGCATAAAGCCTAGAGCTTTAGCTAGGTTGCTTTTCCCACTAGCATTTGCGCCATATATTGCAGAACTCTTAAGCAGCTTGAGATCATCATCTATTTCAAAAACGTTATTTTCATCCAGTGTTTTGTCTTTCGCGACAAGATTAGCTGCCACCATACTAAAGGTGACTTTCTCCTTAAATGATCTATAGTTGCCGACACTAAATTCGATAAGCATAGTTAGATATTTAGGCTTAAGTCATGAATTTGGGGAAAAATCACAACTTCCTGCTTTAAGGATAGCAATAATTTAGTTAAGATGTTAAGGTATAAGATTCTTTTACCGCATACATTTGTACTGACTTGCAGGGCGCAACATAATAAGTTGCTGCACTGGAACACCACAGTATGGTTGGCCTGCGTTGCCGAGACTATCTGTGTCCTCTAAACTCAATCGTTGGGCATCTTGCAGATCCCACGCGACGGGCGATTCTCGCTCACCTCGCCAAGGGTGAGGCATTGATCACTGAGTTAGCCAAACCCTTTGAAATGAGCCTTCCTGCCATCTCCAAGCATCTCAATGTGCTAGAGCGTACTGCTGTTTAATCTTGATCCCAAAGTTAGCAATGACGCTCGATTTGAGTCACTCTAACGCTAATCTCCAAAAATCAAGCGATTTGCCAAGCCGCCTCAAAGAAGTCGCGTTCACACAACATGGCATAACGATACGTTGATTCTACCGATGCCGTAAGCTGAGTATACTGGTCAGTCAAATGCTCTAGCTTCTGCGCCAGTTCCTCAAACTCTGGATGGCTATAGGTGCGAATCCAATCCGTATATTGATGAGTTGGAATCCCATCATCAGCCAATTGTTGACCTAAAAAGGCATAGAGACGCATACAGGGAGTCATCGCCACCGTAATTAAACTCAATTCACACCCCCAAGCGGTTGCCAGTAAAAAATCCGTATAGCGGCGTGTGGCTGCACCCGGTTCGACTGTTCGCAAGTCCACCCCCCAGGTTGCCGCATAACCCTCGTGAAGCTTCAGTTCTTCGAGAACACCCGCAGCAAGACAATGAAAAGTATTAAATTCTTGCCAATCCATCGCCTTAGCGGCGGCAATACTATAAGCACGAGCGAAAGCTTCTAGAAAAAAGGCATCTTGACCCACATAGTAAGCGAATTTTGTGCGCTCCAGGGTGCCAGTGGCAATTCCTTGTACAAAAGGGTGTTCCAGACAGGCTTGTGCTAAGTCTTGATTAGACTGCCATAAGTCTTTGCTAATCGTCATTGTTAGCTCTTATCACATTCAATGAAGCCTTTTACCAACACTTTGAAAATCCTAAAATTCCGTTGGGAAACTTTACTCCAACCGTTTGTAGTGGAGACTGAGTTAGAACAAAAAGTATTTCTTGACTTAGTCACTGCTTACTCTACCACTGAAAGATTCTATCATAACTTAGAGCATATTAATCAAGTATTAGAAATAATTGGACAGATGAAATCGCGTAGTTTAGATTACATTTCTGTTCAGCTTGCGGCTTGGTTTCATGATGTTATATATGACCCTCAAGCTCCAGATAACGAGGAGAAAAGCGCTGAATACGCAGAAGCGGCACTCCACTCCTTAAAAATTCATCAAACCATAATTAATCGGGTTAAATACCTTATTGTGACAACCAAAAATCACCAAGCATTACCCACTGATATAGACAATCAAATTCTTCTGGATGCTGATTTATCTATCCTTGGTGCAACCAAAGGGGAATATCAGACTTATGCTCAAGCGATTCGTCAAGAATATTCGTGGATGGCTGAGGTAGATTATCAGATAGGAAGGCAAAGAGTTTTAACTCAATTTTTGCAGCGAGAAAGACTCTATTTAACTGATTACGCTTACCAAAATTTCGAGAAACAAGCCAAGCATAATTTGCAACTAGAAGCAAACGATTTATCGTTGAAAATTCAGATAAGTCGCGAGGAAAATGACGAAAATACATCGGTTTTTTAGGGACATCCTTACTTGACTCACCTACAGTACCCCCACTCCAATCTGGTGAAATTCCCATTCTCATCAAAACTGTTCAGCAAGCGATAAGCCTGATAGTATGATGGGCTTAGGCAATGCCTCTAATACCCAATCTCCTGGAGATACCTCTCGTAACGGCGTCACTACCCTGCATAATTGAATGGCGAGGCTTTTGTTTCTGCTTCTTAGTGCTAGATGACTCACCACATTCTTAAAGCTAGCTGTCAAACGGTTCATCTCGGCGGCTTTTCCCATGAGTTGGAACCCGCATTAGTGGTTAATTCAGGTGACAGCATCGATGTTGAAACTTACACCGGTTTCTATATTTACGACAAAGCGCCGCCGGAATTTTTGACAGCGGAATTACTAGAAATTTGTCAACATTTACCCACAAAACGCAAAGTGGGGCCAGGGCCACACTTGCTCACCGGACCGATTTATGTAAATGGCGCTGAACCAGGGGATGTTCTGGAAGTAAAGCTGCAAGATATCTCACCCCGTTTACCTATCGGATTCAACGCCATTCGCCCAGGATGGGGAGCCTTACCTGAGCAGTTTACAGAACCCAGGCTACGGTTTATCCCCTTGGATTTAGACAAGGGTGTGGCACAATTTCCAAACGGTAGCGGCATATCTATTCCTCTCAAACCCTTCTTTGGTATCCTCGGTGTTGCCACAGATGAAACGAACCGTTCTTCGGTTCCTCCCGGAGTTTATGGAGGCAATATTGATAATCGAGAATTGCGAGCGGGTTCAAGCATCTTTTTGCCCATATTTGTCCCTGGTGCACTATTTTCTATTGGGGACGGACATGCAGCTCAAGGTGATGGCGAAATTAATGTCACCGCGATTGAAACGTCCATGAACGGCACTATCCAGATTCGGTTACGTAAGGATTTACAATTGAGCGCTCCCCTGGCAGAAACTCCTACCGATATTATTACTCTTGGGTTTGGTGAAACGCTGGATCAGGCATTTGAATGTGCCCTCCAGCAGATGATGACTTTCTTAGAACACTTTGCTGGATTAAGTGCCGAAGAGGCTTATGTTTTGTGTTCTCTTGCGGTGAATTTCCATATTACTCAAGTGGTCAATCGTCCTCACAAAGGGGTTCATGGTATGCTTCCTAAGTCCATATTACCGAAGGCGATCGCCCTTTAATGCGGTACCCGTTAGCGTAATCTAGCTAGAACTCAAACTTGACCGAAACCCTCGTATTTATTAGTCGGGAAAATTCCATTATCCAAAATCTACAATCGAATGACGCCAACGACTTTATTAATTTTTGCTGGTGGTGGCTTATTTGCGGGAATTCTTGCCGGTTTTTTGGGCATCGGTGGCGGCACAGTACTCGTACCGTTGTTAGTCGCGTTAGGATATCAGCCTGTTCAAGCAGTTGCTACGAGTAGTCTGTCGATTGTGATTACTGCGATTTCTGGCAGCGTCCAAAACTGGCGAATGGGGTATTTGAGATTGCAGCAAGTCATAGGCATTGGATTTCCTGCGGTAGTTACCGCGCAAGTGGGTGCCTATCTGGCAGAGTTATTTACTCCCTACGCTTTACTCGTAGCATTTGGGTTACTGCTACTTTTGAATATTTACCTGGTTGAACTCCGAAAACGTCTAAGCGCTAGGGAGAAACAGGAACTTCAACAAGTAGCAGGCGAGACACTAATTCAGGATACAGGAATCAAAGCCACTATTTCCCGAATTATCACCGGCAGTACGGCAGGTGTATTGGCAGGTTTGTTTGGAGTCGGTGGCGGTGTAATTATGGTGCCACTGCAAATTTTGCTGTTGGGGGAAAGGATTAAAACGGCAATTCAGACGAGTTTGGGTGTCATTATCATTACAGCCGTTTCAGCTACTATCGGGCACGCCTTTCGAGGAAATGTTTTGTGGGTTGAAGGGTTACTTTTGGGTACAGGCGGTTTATTGGGAGCGCAAATTAGTACGCGCATTTTACCCAAGTTATCCGATCGGATCGTGAGTTTGGCATTTCGTTCGCTGTTAGCTATTCTTTCAATTTACGTTTTCTGGCAAGCGTGGCAAAACTATAACGGTGTCAAGCTTTGACTCTAGGATAATTTTTACTATTACTCTTTTATTCCAAGTAGAGAGCCAAAGCTTGCTCACCTATCAGGAAATCCCTAAGTGCTTTTTAAGAAATTGTCCTGATCCAACTGATGCTTCTGAGCTAGCAGTTCTATAATTACCTGATGAAGGCTCTCTGCCCATTTGTTCCAATTCAATCGTGCGTCATATTCCTCTCTGGAGGAGCGCACTAAGTTCTCGTAGTGGGTGCTATCAGAGAAATTTTCTACAATTATATTCGCGTAATCGTCGCCACCAGCGGCAAGGGGTAACCTATAACCATTCTTCCCGTTGCTAATAATAGTAGAAATTCCGCAAATATCGGTTGTGAGTACGGGAAGTCCAAAAGCGTTCGCCTCACAAAGTACGATTGGGGAACAATCGCCGCGAGTAGGAAGAATGAAAAAATTCGATTTCAAAAAAAGTTCGTCGAGTTGTTTCCGCTGTTCGGGAATATTTTTATTCAAAAAAGGGATGACTGTGAGCTTGTCATGTTTAATTTCAGCAGGGGGTACACAACCAACAAGTACTAACTCGGCATCAATCCCTTGATTGCACAGAGAAATTAAAGTTTGAAAGGCAATATCTCCCCCTTTCCTGTGCCAATCTTTGCCCACAAATAACAAACGACAAGAAGACATTTGTTTTTTTGATAGAAATCTCCTCAGCTAGAGGAGGATTATCTAAATTGGCCCCAAAAGGAAGCACAACAACATTATCAGCATCAGCCTGGTAATCCGAAATAGCGGAATCAGCAGCCCATTTTGAGCAATATACTATTTTACTTGCCTTGGAAATGGCAGTTAATTCTTGTTTTTCTAACCATTCAGCCTCTTGTTGATCTAAATTCAAAGGATAATATTTTTGATACAGCTTAAACGTTGCATCCGATAGATAAATAATCGGAATATTAGTTGCAAAAAAAATAATTCTGCCGCAGCGACTGGAGCTAAAATTACATCAACTGACGTTTTATTTAGCTTTGTATGGCCTAGAGAAGCAATTTTTTCCACTTTTTAACGTAAGGAGAAGAACCCATTTTTAAAGGATGGTTATTTTGCCCAACTCGACTCTCCAAACTCTATCTTAAAAATAAAAAAATGCAACAATGTTGCCATTGTTACACTTAGCCTAACTCTCTGTTCAGAGAATTAAAAATTACGTAAAATACTGATTTTCCATTAGACTCAGCCCGACAACTACAGAACTCCTCGTGGTCAACTTTAGTTGAGTGGCTGCCTTTACATTCCCCACCCTACAAAGGCATCACTGGTAACTGGTCAGTCGTCACTGCTTCAATTGCTAAAGTCAGAGGGAGTACCTTACCCTAATTTTTTAGCGTATAGAGCAACGGTCAAACATGTTTTGGTAAGTTTTCTGAAGTTCTGCGTTTTCCACTGTCAATTCCACGCGAACTTTTACGCACCCATGCCGCTTTTGCAGTGCGATTGCCTCTAACAGATTACTGGCGGCTCTAGGAGAGACAAATTCACCGATAACTTGATCACCCTTTTCAGGCTCATGACGAGACTCTTTCTGATGAGGAATCTCAGAACTCGAAGGATTGGTCAGTTCAACACCGGTAACTTCCCCCTTACTTAAGTCAATGGCTGCAAGCCTTTTAGTCTCTGCTCCGACTTGCTCAATAATTAATATCTCGCGTTGAATAGGGACTTCGATAATGTGAGTTTCGATTTCTTTGCGAACCACCACTTCGCCAACTTTTTGCTTGCGGCGGTTGACTACGATCCGTTCTTCTAGCAAACGAACGAGCTCTTCTTCCACTACATTTGAGCTATCATCTAATTCTGTCACGTCTTCAGTGGCTACTTCTGTTGGCATTGCTGTTTCCGAAGACGGAGTTTCTAGGGAATCTGTTTCACGAAGTTCCTGAGACTGAAAATCCCTTGGGGTTTCCTCAGTTAGGGAGAGATTTGCAGAGCTTCCTGGAATTTCTGCTACTTGCTTATTATGCATCGAATATAGAGGAAGTTCCTCAAGTTCTACAGGGGTGATATCTACAAAAAGTAAGCGGTGTACAGCATCAACTTTCTCAATATATTTACTACTGAGTAAATATATTTGCGGATTGGCTTGAGCTTCCGCTTTAGACATAAGCACATTCAGATGATAGCTTTTATCTAAGAAGATATCTGTAACTCGCCCTACTAATTGGCCTTGCATGTTGATGACAGCAAAGCCTTTCAGCTTGTTTTTCAGCTTTTCCAATAAATCTTTAATTCGAGTTTTGTTTTTGGTAGAGACAGGATTATTGGCAACCATTTTTCTCTCCTAATTTATTGTCTGGATTAAAATACTCTTTTTATAGACAGCTTATAGACAGCAGGTAGAGCCAGCTAAATTGCCCGCTCTACCTGTCACTGTTATAAGTGATTCTTCGCTGATTCAATGATCAGCCTTGTTGTCAAAAGCGGCTTCAGACTACTAGACGTTAAAAGCCTACTTACGTTTGTTAATGGCAGGATTGCCATCAACATCAATGTCTAACTCTTCACGGCGAATCGTTTCTGTTGCATCTACCGTGTCGCGCTCAATTTCTTTCCGAATACTAACTTCTTCACGTACAAAGGCTTTCTTTTGAATGTCAGCCGTTTCTTCGTACACTTCCATGCGAGCCACTTCACCTTCGCGGAAATCTACCTCTCCAGGCGTAACTTCTCTGGTGTCGGTAGGGTTGGTGCGCTCAATAATGACCCGTTCTTTTTCGATGGGAACAGATACTCTGGCTGTTTCAGTTTCAACATGCTTACCTACTGTAACTTCACCCGTCTTTTGACGCTGTTTGCTGGTCAGTAAGCGCTCTTCATACAGCTTGATTTTTTGATGATTTTGCTCATCTGTATCGTAGAGTGAGCGATCATGCTCATAGTTGTAGGTGTTACGGTCGTAGGTAGAGCTAGGAACCTGAGCCGTCGTTGCCGTTGTGGCAGTTGCTGTGGGTCGGTAAATCCCTCTGACTCGTTCTTCATAGTCGTAGTCAACGGTCATGTTGTCGTTGTACTCTGGTAACCGTTCAACTTGGTCTTTGGTCAAGCCTGTAATGTAAACACGGCGACGATCATAATCCATCCGCACGCGACCAATGGGAACCAAAACTTTCTTACCAAACACCCAGACGCCTGTGTCAATTACGAGATAGCGAAAACGACCTGTTTCATCAACAAGCGCGTCATAAATGCCACCCACTTTTTCATCGGTAGCGCTATAGACTTCATATCCTTTGATGTCATCGCCACCAAAAATTTCTTGCTTATAGTTAGGATAAGCATCTGCAAGTTTCACAAGAGCCATTCGTTTAATTCTCCTAAATTTGTTTTGTATTAATCACTCACTTCAATAGATTAGATAAATTTGCTCTTTTTTATCATCATACTAAGGGTATAGAATTGGAATTGGGTTGGATTAAGCTTTCAATAAAACCAATGTAAAGTTAATTGATGCCGAAAATAATTGAGGCGTACTAAAAGTCAGCTCACCTTGCTCTTTACAGCGCTTTACTAACAGATTGCCATATTTCTGAGTTGAGAAATCATAGCTTAAATTTAATTTCATCTCCCTAAGGATTGGTATAGATGTAATAAAATATTCATCGGTTGGTAGAGGAAGTAGAAAAATTGACAGTTTTAATCGAAAGAACACAGCGTTTGGCGTTACCCAAAAAGCCATACTTTACAGAATATGTAGAAAAAATAAGTACATTGAACAGCGCTGACTTGAAAAAATTTTCCTTCCTCCTCTACCGGGCACCCCAGAGTGAAGATGTCTAATCAATTTTGGTTAACTTTGTTGCAGCAACATCGGTTTATTGCTGTGATTCGATCGCCTTGGCTATCACTCGGTCATAAAATGGCTCAGGCGGTAGCGCTGGGGGGGTTATCGCTGATTGAAATTACCTGGAATAGCGAACGAGCCCCTGAACTGATCAGCCTACTCCGCACGGAGTTACCGCACTGTATCATCGGCACGGGCACGTTATTAAACTTGGAGCAGTTAGAACAGGCGATTGAGGCGGGTGCACAGTTTCTGTTCACGCCCCACGTTAATCTGAGTTTAATTGCCGCCGCCGTTAAGGCCGGTGTCCCCATCGTACCGGGTGCTTTGACTCCGACAGAAATTGTCACCGCTTGGGAGGCAGGTGCTAGCTGCATTAAGGTATTTCCCATTCAGGCGGTGGGTGGAGCCAGTTATATCAAGGCTTTACAAGGGCCACTGGGTAATATTCCTTTAATTCCCACTGGCGGAGTCTCGCTGGAAAATGCACAGGAGTTTCTCAAAGCTGGAGCGATTGCCGTGGGGCTTTCCGGCGAGTTATTTCCCAAAGCGCTGATAGCTACAGAAGATTGGAAAGCGATCGCGCAACGCGCCAGAACTCTCAGGGAACACTTAGCGATTCCAGCGAAATAGCACCAGAACGAGTCAACGATAAAATACGCACAACTTTTGATAGCCTCATTTCTAGGCCGTTGCGCCTCATCTACCTTGACTCAAGACGTGCAAAATCCATGAAAAGCCTCATCTCCCCCCACTGGCTC
Protein-coding sequences here:
- a CDS encoding helix-turn-helix domain-containing protein, which translates into the protein MVGLRCRDYLCPLNSIVGHLADPTRRAILAHLAKGEALITELAKPFEMSLPAISKHLNVLERTAV
- a CDS encoding TenA family protein; amino-acid sequence: MTISKDLWQSNQDLAQACLEHPFVQGIATGTLERTKFAYYVGQDAFFLEAFARAYSIAAAKAMDWQEFNTFHCLAAGVLEELKLHEGYAATWGVDLRTVEPGAATRRYTDFLLATAWGCELSLITVAMTPCMRLYAFLGQQLADDGIPTHQYTDWIRTYSHPEFEELAQKLEHLTDQYTQLTASVESTYRYAMLCERDFFEAAWQIA
- a CDS encoding acetamidase/formamidase family protein, whose translation is MTHHILKASCQTVHLGGFSHELEPALVVNSGDSIDVETYTGFYIYDKAPPEFLTAELLEICQHLPTKRKVGPGPHLLTGPIYVNGAEPGDVLEVKLQDISPRLPIGFNAIRPGWGALPEQFTEPRLRFIPLDLDKGVAQFPNGSGISIPLKPFFGILGVATDETNRSSVPPGVYGGNIDNRELRAGSSIFLPIFVPGALFSIGDGHAAQGDGEINVTAIETSMNGTIQIRLRKDLQLSAPLAETPTDIITLGFGETLDQAFECALQQMMTFLEHFAGLSAEEAYVLCSLAVNFHITQVVNRPHKGVHGMLPKSILPKAIAL
- a CDS encoding sulfite exporter TauE/SafE family protein, with amino-acid sequence MTPTTLLIFAGGGLFAGILAGFLGIGGGTVLVPLLVALGYQPVQAVATSSLSIVITAISGSVQNWRMGYLRLQQVIGIGFPAVVTAQVGAYLAELFTPYALLVAFGLLLLLNIYLVELRKRLSAREKQELQQVAGETLIQDTGIKATISRIITGSTAGVLAGLFGVGGGVIMVPLQILLLGERIKTAIQTSLGVIIITAVSATIGHAFRGNVLWVEGLLLGTGGLLGAQISTRILPKLSDRIVSLAFRSLLAILSIYVFWQAWQNYNGVKL
- a CDS encoding glycosyltransferase family 4 protein, coding for MSSCRLLFVGKDWHRKGGDIAFQTLISLCNQGIDAELVLVGCVPPAEIKHDKLTVIPFLNKNIPEQRKQLDELFLKSNFFILPTRGDCSPIVLCEANAFGLPVLTTDICGISTIISNGKNGYRLPLAAGGDDYANIIVENFSDSTHYENLVRSSREEYDARLNWNKWAESLHQVIIELLAQKHQLDQDNFLKST
- a CDS encoding DUF2382 domain-containing protein; translated protein: MEKLKNKLKGFAVINMQGQLVGRVTDIFLDKSYHLNVLMSKAEAQANPQIYLLSSKYIEKVDAVHRLLFVDITPVELEELPLYSMHNKQVAEIPGSSANLSLTEETPRDFQSQELRETDSLETPSSETAMPTEVATEDVTELDDSSNVVEEELVRLLEERIVVNRRKQKVGEVVVRKEIETHIIEVPIQREILIIEQVGAETKRLAAIDLSKGEVTGVELTNPSSSEIPHQKESRHEPEKGDQVIGEFVSPRAASNLLEAIALQKRHGCVKVRVELTVENAELQKTYQNMFDRCSIR
- a CDS encoding DUF2382 domain-containing protein yields the protein MALVKLADAYPNYKQEIFGGDDIKGYEVYSATDEKVGGIYDALVDETGRFRYLVIDTGVWVFGKKVLVPIGRVRMDYDRRRVYITGLTKDQVERLPEYNDNMTVDYDYEERVRGIYRPTATATTATTAQVPSSTYDRNTYNYEHDRSLYDTDEQNHQKIKLYEERLLTSKQRQKTGEVTVGKHVETETARVSVPIEKERVIIERTNPTDTREVTPGEVDFREGEVARMEVYEETADIQKKAFVREEVSIRKEIERDTVDATETIRREELDIDVDGNPAINKRK
- a CDS encoding bifunctional 4-hydroxy-2-oxoglutarate aldolase/2-dehydro-3-deoxy-phosphogluconate aldolase; protein product: MSNQFWLTLLQQHRFIAVIRSPWLSLGHKMAQAVALGGLSLIEITWNSERAPELISLLRTELPHCIIGTGTLLNLEQLEQAIEAGAQFLFTPHVNLSLIAAAVKAGVPIVPGALTPTEIVTAWEAGASCIKVFPIQAVGGASYIKALQGPLGNIPLIPTGGVSLENAQEFLKAGAIAVGLSGELFPKALIATEDWKAIAQRARTLREHLAIPAK